One window of Medicago truncatula cultivar Jemalong A17 chromosome 2, MtrunA17r5.0-ANR, whole genome shotgun sequence genomic DNA carries:
- the LOC11419064 gene encoding E3 ubiquitin-protein ligase PUB23 produces the protein MDEIDVPSHFLCPISLQLMKDPVTLSTGITYDRENIEKWLFSFQNNTCPVTKQTLLETDLNNLIPNHTLRRLIQSWCTLNASFGVERIPTPKSPIDRTQILKLLNEAKKFPEKQLNCLVKLRSIVFESERNKKCLESAGAIEFLALTMKNNLNSSSLSEAAIEILFHLNPSEEHVKNLINNESIQFIESLFHVLKLGSYQSRGYATMLLKSAFEVSDPIQLISVKKAIFEEIMRVLVDKISQQASKAALKLLLELLPWGRNRIKAVEGGVVLVLIELLFDVSERRVCELMLIGLDQICGCAEGRAELLNHGAGLAIVSKKILRVSHVASDRGVRIMSSICRYSANSRVLHEMLHVGAVSKLCLVLQVDSNFKTKERAKEILKLHSTVWKNSTCIPVPLLSSYP, from the coding sequence ATGGATGAAATTGATGTTCCTTCACATTTTCTTTGCCCAATTTCCCTACAACTTATGAAAGATCCTGTCACACTTTCCACAGGAATTACGTACGACAGAGAAAACATAGaaaaatggttattttcattcCAAAACAATACTTGTCCTGTTACAAAACAAACCTTATTAGAAACCGATCTTAATAATCTTATACCAAACCATACTTTACGTCGTTTGATTCAATCTTGGTGTACCCTTAATGCTTCATTTGGTGTTGAACGTATTCCAACACCAAAATCACCAATAGATAGAACACAGATTCTTAAACTCCTCAATGAAGCAAAGAAATTCCCAGAAAAACAACTCAATTGTCTTGTAAAGCTTCGTTCTATCGTCTTCGAAAGCGAAAGGAACAAAAAATGTTTGGAATCTGCAGGTGCAATAGAGTTTCTAGCTTTAACCATGAAGAACAATTTAAATTCAAGTTCTCTGAGTGAAGCAgctattgaaattttgtttcatcTTAACCCTTCTGAAGAACATGTTAAGAATCTGATAAACAATGAAAGCATTCAATTTATTGAGTCATTGTTTCATGTTTTGAAGCTTGGAAGCTACCAATCTAGAGGTTATGCAACAATGCTGTTGAAATCGGCGTTTGAAGTATCCGATCCGATTCAATTAATAAGCGTAAAAAAGGCGATTTTTGAAGAGATAATGAGAGTGCTAGTTGATAAGATCTCACAACAAGCTTCAAAAGCTGCATTAAAACTACTTCTGGAGCTTTTACCATGGGGAAGAAACCGAATTAAAGCGGTTGAAGGAGGCGTGGTTTTAGTCCTAATCGAACTTCTTTTCGATGTTTCGGAAAGAAGGGTTTGTGAATTGATGTTAATAGGTTTGGatcaaatttgtggttgtgcAGAAGGGAGAGCAGAATTGTTGAATCATGGAGCAGGATTGGCTATTGTGTCAAAGAAAATTTTGAGGGTTTCTCATGTTGCAAGTGATAGAGGTGTTAGAATTATGAGTTCTATTTGTAGGTATTCTGCAAATTCTAGAGTTTTACATGAAATGTTGCATGTTGGAGCAGTTTCAAAGTTGTGTTTGGTGCTTCAAGTTGATAGTAATTTCAAGACAAAAGAGAGGGCTAAGGAGATACTCAAATTGCATTCTACTGTTTGGAAGAATTCTACATGTATTCCTGTTCCATTGTTATCTTCTTATCCATGA